The proteins below are encoded in one region of Serratia symbiotica:
- a CDS encoding DNA adenine methylase, translated as MSNPIVPWVGGKRRLAKHLLPLFPEHKCYVEPFCGGAALFFKKNASKVEVINDVNGELINLYRVVKNHLEEFIRQFKWALSSRQIFEWEKATPVEILTDIQRAARFYYLQNMAFGARVEGQTFGTATTAPVGINLLRLEENLSAAHLRLARTTIEHLSWLECIEKYDRPHTLFYLDPPYWGTQGYGVEFGLEQHDAIAKMARKIKGSMIISVNDIPEMRQTFSGLNIEAVELKYSIGSNRHQGKELIISNFT; from the coding sequence TTGAGTAATCCAATCGTCCCTTGGGTGGGAGGAAAACGCCGTTTGGCTAAGCATCTGTTACCCCTGTTTCCTGAGCATAAGTGCTACGTTGAGCCATTTTGCGGCGGTGCAGCACTTTTTTTCAAAAAGAATGCATCTAAGGTTGAAGTCATTAATGACGTAAACGGTGAACTAATTAATCTGTATCGCGTGGTCAAAAATCACCTGGAGGAGTTTATTCGCCAGTTTAAGTGGGCGCTTAGCAGTCGGCAGATATTTGAGTGGGAAAAAGCAACTCCAGTTGAAATATTGACCGATATACAACGGGCGGCTCGGTTTTATTACCTCCAGAATATGGCCTTTGGGGCAAGGGTCGAGGGACAAACTTTTGGAACCGCAACGACTGCTCCAGTAGGTATTAATCTGTTAAGGCTGGAGGAAAACCTCTCAGCAGCTCATCTGCGGCTTGCTCGTACAACGATAGAACATCTGAGCTGGCTTGAATGCATAGAGAAATATGATCGTCCTCATACCTTGTTTTATCTTGATCCCCCCTATTGGGGCACGCAGGGTTATGGTGTTGAGTTTGGGCTGGAACAACACGATGCCATAGCCAAAATGGCTCGCAAAATCAAAGGTAGCATGATCATATCGGTAAATGACATCCCAGAGATGCGACAAACGTTCTCTGGCTTGAACATTGAAGCAGTCGAACTTAAATATTCAATAGGCAGCAACCGTCATCAGGGAAAAGAGTTAATCATCAGTAACTTTACCTGA
- a CDS encoding baseplate J/gp47 family protein — MAYTLPLLDDTAATLLRDISNQLPDADVGKDSDFAIRANSIASAVQGLYQHQVWIVRQMFPDTADHDYLVMHARTRNLHPKPATYAGGKVQLTGNTGVAVKAGLQFRPKGSSLLCQTTEDAIISSDGKVAVAARPLETGTVGNLADNTPGTLLIAPEGIDSDVTILHMTGGTDDEKDASLLTRLLEVIRRPAAGGNKYDYHRWAVEVPGVTEAYVYPLRRGYGTVDVVIVANNSMPSEETIKSTQAHIDDVRPVTAKNTLVLAPEEVITDVSVTVKLSELSLDEARKQITAAITDYFNRLAPGEIAVLKQIGGSITNIVGVIDYDFIKPTGNIVPVVDKTKVQWIRLGTVTVDNMP; from the coding sequence ATGGCGTACACACTACCGCTACTGGATGATACCGCCGCCACGCTGCTGCGGGATATCAGCAACCAGTTGCCGGATGCCGACGTCGGCAAAGACAGCGATTTTGCCATCCGCGCCAATTCCATTGCCAGCGCGGTGCAGGGACTCTACCAGCACCAGGTGTGGATTGTCCGCCAGATGTTCCCCGACACCGCCGACCATGATTACCTGGTGATGCATGCCCGGACACGTAACCTGCACCCCAAACCCGCCACCTATGCCGGTGGCAAGGTGCAGCTCACAGGCAACACCGGTGTTGCGGTAAAGGCCGGTCTGCAGTTTCGCCCCAAAGGCAGCAGCCTGCTGTGTCAGACCACCGAAGATGCAATCATCAGCAGCGATGGCAAGGTGGCGGTAGCGGCCAGGCCGCTGGAGACCGGCACCGTGGGCAATCTGGCCGACAATACGCCGGGGACGTTGCTTATCGCACCGGAGGGCATCGACAGCGACGTCACCATCCTGCACATGACCGGCGGCACTGACGACGAGAAAGATGCCTCGTTGCTGACCCGATTGCTCGAAGTGATCCGCCGCCCTGCAGCCGGAGGCAACAAGTACGACTATCACCGCTGGGCGGTTGAGGTGCCGGGTGTCACAGAAGCCTACGTGTACCCTCTGCGCCGGGGCTATGGCACCGTGGACGTGGTGATTGTGGCCAACAACAGTATGCCGTCCGAGGAGACCATCAAGTCCACCCAGGCGCATATCGATGACGTGCGCCCGGTTACGGCAAAAAATACCCTGGTGCTGGCCCCGGAAGAGGTGATTACGGATGTGTCCGTCACGGTCAAATTATCGGAACTTTCGCTGGATGAAGCGAGAAAGCAAATTACCGCCGCCATCACCGATTATTTCAATCGCCTGGCACCGGGGGAAATTGCCGTTTTAAAACAAATCGGCGGCAGTATCACCAATATTGTCGGTGTTATCGATTACGACTTTATTAAGCCCACGGGGAATATTGTGCCCGTGGTGGATAAAACCAAAGTGCAATGGATACGCCTGGGCACCGTGACCGTGGATAACATGCCATGA
- a CDS encoding phage GP46 family protein, translating to MGKLVLARQYPRQSYPLRLRHCPPDPTFSILRPMDALIDSQTGDYTGTRTYDLHTAVYLRLKTPLASYWANPLLGSRLHELERAKDSATTRRLAQQYAEQALQPLLDDKRATALAVGVSRQQDGWLLLTIVVTQANSAVQTFTHSVKVI from the coding sequence GTGGGTAAACTGGTTCTGGCGCGGCAATACCCGCGCCAATCTTACCCACTACGCCTCCGTCACTGCCCACCAGACCCCACATTTTCTATTCTGCGCCCTATGGACGCACTCATTGACAGCCAGACCGGCGACTACACCGGCACACGCACCTATGACCTTCACACTGCGGTTTATCTGCGGTTGAAAACCCCGCTGGCCAGCTACTGGGCCAACCCGTTGTTAGGCTCCCGGTTGCATGAGCTGGAACGCGCCAAGGACTCCGCCACAACCCGCCGCCTGGCGCAGCAGTATGCCGAACAGGCACTGCAACCGTTGCTTGATGACAAGCGTGCCACCGCGTTGGCCGTTGGCGTGAGTCGCCAGCAGGATGGCTGGCTGTTGCTGACGATTGTCGTCACGCAGGCCAATAGCGCCGTCCAGACCTTCACCCATTCGGTAAAAGTGATTTAA
- a CDS encoding YmfQ family protein — translation MNGQDYAELLGLLLPPKSYSLDGKQLSAELLAEGNCLARTEIKSDEVLNGITPFFAVSLLSDWERVLAISVDSSMTIQQRRQQVLAKINATGGLSRKYFINLAKSLGYNITIDEPEPFRAGINRAGDRLWVPEIIWVWIVNIDDAQVPVYRFRAGSSVAGERLMTFGQNLIENIFQDLKPAHTQVVFNYKEKPTP, via the coding sequence ATGAACGGCCAGGATTACGCCGAGCTACTGGGGCTGTTGTTGCCGCCTAAAAGCTATTCCCTGGACGGCAAGCAATTAAGCGCGGAGCTGCTGGCGGAAGGCAATTGCCTGGCGCGCACGGAAATCAAGTCGGACGAGGTATTGAATGGGATTACGCCGTTCTTTGCCGTCAGCCTGCTGTCGGACTGGGAACGGGTGCTGGCTATCAGCGTTGACAGTAGCATGACAATACAGCAGCGCCGCCAGCAGGTGCTGGCCAAGATTAACGCCACCGGCGGCCTGAGCCGGAAATATTTTATCAACCTGGCCAAATCGCTGGGCTACAACATCACTATTGACGAACCGGAACCCTTTAGAGCGGGCATTAACCGCGCAGGTGATCGTCTTTGGGTGCCGGAAATTATCTGGGTCTGGATAGTGAATATCGACGATGCCCAGGTGCCGGTGTATCGCTTCCGGGCAGGCAGTTCGGTCGCAGGTGAAAGGCTTATGACATTCGGCCAAAACTTGATTGAAAACATATTCCAGGATTTAAAACCTGCACATACGCAAGTGGTCTTTAATTACAAGGAGAAACCCACGCCATGA
- a CDS encoding acyltransferase family protein: MIKQSEIAHILPTHVPYAFDDTSMDFILMQQRLRYLDAIRGIAALTVVLSHFIERTPLHQTWFFSNFNLGQFGVVLFFILSGMVIPYSLKSEYGGVRFFIVSRFFRLYPAYWFSVFIAVITSMLFFQIQPEIKVVLLNTTMLQSVFGIPDLFGVYWTLIIELLFYGLCVFIFIFGLLKNKTSNFIIAVSFLILAVAMSWLRWYLDRKIPVAVPLALSLMFFGSLWREATVKKDIYSRNLCIWWTICFALSLPAICFLAYSKSYGFGENPIAYLMTYACSVAFFIVMTSKWKLTFRPFIFLGTISYSMYLLHQFALELFSSEFNISGDFSFLKLSLYLLVVLPLSYLSYRFIEKPSLIFSIKIKDKLHFAQKTL, from the coding sequence ATGATAAAACAAAGTGAGATTGCTCACATCCTTCCTACACATGTACCATATGCCTTTGACGACACCAGTATGGATTTTATACTTATGCAACAAAGGCTAAGATACTTAGATGCTATACGTGGGATAGCCGCGCTAACTGTTGTTTTATCTCACTTTATTGAAAGAACGCCACTACACCAAACATGGTTTTTCTCGAACTTCAACCTCGGACAGTTCGGGGTTGTACTTTTCTTTATTCTGAGTGGGATGGTAATACCTTATAGCCTGAAATCTGAATATGGTGGTGTCAGATTTTTTATCGTTTCAAGGTTTTTCAGACTTTATCCAGCCTATTGGTTTTCAGTCTTTATAGCTGTAATCACATCCATGCTTTTTTTTCAGATTCAGCCAGAGATAAAGGTAGTACTTCTTAATACGACAATGCTTCAATCGGTATTTGGTATTCCAGATTTATTCGGTGTTTATTGGACGCTCATTATTGAGTTGCTTTTTTATGGGCTGTGTGTGTTTATTTTTATTTTCGGCCTCCTAAAGAACAAAACATCAAATTTCATAATCGCAGTTTCCTTTTTGATTTTAGCTGTCGCCATGTCATGGCTTCGATGGTATTTAGATAGAAAAATACCAGTGGCTGTTCCTCTGGCTCTGTCATTAATGTTTTTTGGTTCATTGTGGCGGGAGGCAACTGTTAAAAAGGATATATACTCACGAAATCTTTGCATCTGGTGGACGATATGTTTCGCACTATCGTTACCAGCCATCTGCTTTTTAGCATACTCAAAGAGCTACGGATTTGGTGAAAATCCTATAGCCTATCTAATGACGTACGCCTGCTCAGTTGCTTTCTTCATTGTCATGACATCAAAATGGAAGCTAACCTTCCGACCCTTTATTTTTCTTGGTACTATTAGTTACTCAATGTACTTGCTTCACCAGTTTGCACTTGAACTCTTCTCCAGCGAATTCAATATTTCTGGCGATTTTAGCTTCCTGAAACTCTCTCTCTATCTTCTGGTAGTCCTGCCTCTATCTTACTTGTCATATCGTTTCATTGAAAAACCAAGCTTGATATTTTCCATTAAAATCAAGGACAAACTGCATTTCGCCCAGAAAACACTTTGA
- a CDS encoding tail fiber assembly protein, translating to MKKKTYKNFTININLTDTQKEEAEQFNVQFLISDNGEDWYETAKTFEENTVKISYDSNGVIRSISEDASMLFPLNCSVSEFSPSDIPEGINITGGWLIKNGIISEILQNSMSIAKTQRNSLRAKAEAEIAWRQDAVNRKKATSEEAGELVEWLDYRLALMRLDLSRFPELSWPAEPALKGDDKTK from the coding sequence ATGAAAAAGAAGACTTACAAAAATTTCACTATCAATATCAATTTAACAGATACTCAGAAAGAAGAAGCTGAACAGTTTAATGTTCAATTCCTTATATCTGACAATGGAGAAGACTGGTATGAAACAGCAAAAACTTTCGAAGAGAACACAGTTAAGATATCTTATGACTCCAACGGCGTTATCAGAAGCATATCAGAAGATGCCAGCATGTTATTCCCTTTGAACTGCTCCGTGTCAGAGTTTTCGCCATCAGATATCCCTGAGGGAATTAACATCACAGGAGGGTGGCTGATAAAAAATGGAATAATCAGTGAAATCCTACAGAATTCTATGTCTATCGCAAAAACCCAACGAAACAGCTTGCGCGCCAAGGCAGAAGCCGAAATAGCATGGAGACAGGATGCTGTTAATCGTAAGAAAGCAACTTCAGAAGAAGCAGGTGAACTTGTGGAATGGTTGGATTACAGACTGGCATTGATGAGACTTGACTTAAGCCGTTTTCCTGAGTTGAGCTGGCCAGCGGAACCTGCTTTAAAAGGTGATGATAAAACAAAGTGA
- a CDS encoding DNA circularization protein, whose translation MDDIVHDLAGALGIDTLLPASFRGVEFDCLYTRDTLSRDTVAYEYPYRDGAEVEDQGMKAMNFRLSALFWGNRYQTELKAFLKTLKKAGSGELIHPVYGSIPKVQFLEAGVEHEVEPLNAVTVELVFIEATTEQALFATVYPETSTDSLLDSVKKGFSDTIGWVKQGQDTLGRVSNIIASAEYVVQSLANEIQSTLGSALNYLDYPAAFVSDLKTLLSAFTDRLDFNEVTRLTDWQAVRALGKQVITLQDNRFTASHSADSGGVFVSTRHRASIMPQEDRDRVNQVVRLTVISEWVEVAADIMQYESETPTLAATDIERITHDVRSLIVEAIQVQRSMVATWQQQAQLTYGVTQDISNDAAQIAELQALAYTLQTLARGVILTLPPLVRREVKRACNLHLLAFEWYGDRHRAVELARLNPTLRHPNSLQPGDVLYAFAK comes from the coding sequence ATGGATGATATCGTGCATGACCTGGCAGGTGCGCTGGGCATCGATACGCTGCTTCCGGCCTCGTTCCGGGGCGTTGAGTTCGATTGCCTCTATACCCGTGACACGCTGTCCAGGGATACCGTGGCCTATGAGTATCCTTACCGCGACGGGGCCGAGGTCGAAGACCAGGGCATGAAGGCGATGAATTTTCGTCTTTCTGCGTTGTTCTGGGGCAACCGCTATCAAACCGAACTGAAAGCTTTCCTGAAGACGCTGAAAAAGGCCGGTTCTGGTGAACTGATCCACCCGGTCTATGGCTCCATCCCCAAGGTGCAGTTTTTGGAGGCCGGTGTCGAGCATGAGGTCGAACCGCTCAATGCCGTCACCGTTGAGCTGGTCTTTATCGAGGCGACCACCGAGCAGGCGCTGTTTGCCACAGTCTACCCGGAGACCAGCACCGACAGCCTGCTGGACAGCGTGAAGAAAGGCTTCAGCGATACCATAGGCTGGGTCAAACAGGGACAAGATACGCTGGGCCGGGTCAGTAACATTATTGCGTCGGCGGAGTACGTGGTGCAATCGCTGGCCAATGAGATCCAGAGCACCCTCGGCAGTGCCCTGAACTATCTGGACTACCCGGCAGCCTTTGTCTCAGACCTGAAAACCCTGCTGTCGGCCTTTACCGATCGCCTGGACTTCAACGAGGTGACACGCCTGACTGATTGGCAGGCGGTACGCGCCCTGGGCAAGCAAGTGATCACGTTGCAGGACAACCGTTTCACCGCCTCACACTCTGCCGATAGCGGCGGCGTGTTTGTGTCAACGCGGCACCGCGCCAGCATCATGCCCCAGGAAGACAGAGACCGGGTCAATCAGGTTGTCCGATTGACCGTTATCAGCGAGTGGGTGGAAGTTGCCGCCGATATCATGCAGTACGAAAGCGAGACGCCGACGTTGGCCGCGACGGATATCGAGCGCATCACCCATGATGTCCGGTCACTGATTGTTGAGGCCATCCAGGTACAGCGATCCATGGTGGCCACGTGGCAGCAGCAGGCGCAATTGACCTATGGTGTTACGCAGGATATCAGCAATGATGCGGCACAGATTGCGGAGCTGCAGGCGTTGGCCTACACGCTGCAGACGTTGGCCAGGGGCGTTATCTTGACGTTGCCACCGTTGGTACGCCGTGAAGTTAAACGCGCTTGTAACCTGCATTTACTGGCGTTTGAATGGTATGGTGATCGCCACCGTGCTGTCGAGCTGGCGCGGCTCAATCCGACCTTACGTCATCCCAACAGTTTACAGCCGGGGGACGTGCTCTATGCCTTCGCTAAATGA
- a CDS encoding phage baseplate assembly protein, whose protein sequence is MPSLNDGAERITLRIGGVSHNDWLDFEVDSDLQTPADGWSFSVGNVEAVLPAEVQAGARAELRTGDDVIMTGQVDEITDNIGRNQHSLGLFGRDASAVLVDCSAPIFTARDMTLQEVIAQIVKPLGVTAIRIQAEKPLPSKKASVDPGDTAWDALKKAAEASGLWPWVIADGTLVIGGPDYSTPAVDTLIMREDGQGNNLLRLSVTRNVSARYSEVTVLAQGHGSAKADGKHDRRCTVRDTSVPFYRPLIEVVADTDSDEEVQFRARKLMADARLQGFLMTAVVKGLRTTSGQLWEPGQRVQVKSEKHGIDDIYFVMHRRFSGGRGQQLLTTLTLREDGIWLPDAFPKSKRKRKGKGKKALWSSWEQIDNG, encoded by the coding sequence ATGCCTTCGCTAAATGACGGTGCCGAGCGTATTACGCTGCGTATCGGCGGGGTGTCCCATAATGACTGGCTGGACTTCGAAGTCGATTCCGACTTGCAGACCCCTGCCGATGGCTGGTCGTTCTCCGTTGGCAATGTGGAAGCGGTGTTACCAGCAGAAGTCCAGGCGGGTGCCAGGGCAGAGCTGCGCACCGGCGACGATGTGATCATGACCGGCCAGGTGGATGAAATCACCGATAATATCGGCAGAAATCAGCATAGCCTGGGGCTGTTTGGCCGTGACGCGTCGGCAGTCTTGGTAGATTGTTCTGCGCCTATCTTCACCGCCCGTGACATGACCCTGCAGGAAGTGATTGCCCAAATCGTCAAGCCCCTGGGCGTCACGGCGATCCGTATCCAGGCAGAAAAACCGCTACCGTCGAAGAAAGCAAGCGTTGACCCAGGCGACACCGCCTGGGATGCGCTGAAGAAAGCGGCGGAGGCCAGCGGCCTGTGGCCCTGGGTCATTGCGGACGGCACGCTGGTGATCGGCGGGCCGGATTACAGCACACCGGCAGTCGATACGCTGATCATGCGCGAGGATGGCCAGGGCAATAACCTGCTACGGCTGTCCGTGACCCGTAACGTCAGCGCCCGTTATTCCGAGGTCACGGTACTGGCCCAGGGGCACGGCAGTGCGAAAGCTGACGGCAAGCATGACCGACGCTGCACGGTGCGCGACACCTCCGTGCCGTTCTACCGTCCCCTGATTGAGGTGGTGGCCGATACCGACAGCGACGAAGAGGTACAGTTTCGTGCCCGTAAGCTGATGGCTGACGCCCGGTTGCAGGGTTTTTTGATGACCGCCGTCGTCAAAGGACTGCGCACAACCTCCGGGCAACTTTGGGAGCCGGGGCAACGTGTCCAGGTCAAGAGTGAGAAGCACGGTATTGACGACATTTATTTTGTGATGCATCGCCGCTTCAGCGGCGGACGTGGTCAGCAGCTGCTGACTACGCTGACCCTGCGCGAAGACGGCATCTGGTTGCCGGATGCCTTCCCTAAATCCAAGCGCAAACGCAAAGGGAAAGGCAAAAAAGCCCTCTGGAGCAGCTGGGAGCAGATCGACAATGGCTAA
- a CDS encoding phage baseplate assembly protein V, whose product MANLTDLIDKRIRRALGGLRLAYRGVLKRVNTEGGVQMTQVSGLASETHPEVEFFQHYGLTSVPPDGAMAIMLPVGGATSHSIVIATEHSRYRLQGLEGGEVALYTDEGASIILKHNKVIAVECDDYQVKCKRYRVEAEENAAFDTPELTATQQVIAEGKISGNGGMAIKGGKGATASFEGNVEHTGGTISSPDVEINGVKQGTHKHTTPSGLSDGPISG is encoded by the coding sequence ATGGCTAATTTGACAGATTTGATTGATAAACGTATCCGCCGCGCCCTGGGCGGCCTGCGCCTGGCGTATCGTGGCGTGCTTAAGCGGGTGAATACCGAGGGTGGCGTCCAGATGACGCAAGTCTCTGGTCTTGCCAGCGAGACCCACCCGGAGGTGGAGTTCTTCCAGCATTACGGGCTGACGTCTGTACCGCCCGACGGTGCCATGGCCATCATGCTGCCTGTCGGCGGCGCGACCTCCCACAGCATCGTTATTGCTACCGAGCACAGCCGCTACCGCCTGCAGGGGCTGGAGGGCGGCGAGGTGGCGCTCTATACCGACGAGGGAGCCAGCATCATCCTCAAGCACAACAAGGTGATCGCCGTCGAGTGCGATGATTACCAGGTCAAATGCAAGCGTTACCGCGTAGAGGCCGAAGAGAACGCCGCCTTCGACACGCCGGAACTGACGGCTACACAGCAGGTCATTGCCGAGGGCAAAATCAGCGGCAACGGCGGGATGGCCATCAAGGGCGGAAAAGGCGCGACCGCCAGCTTCGAGGGTAACGTCGAGCACACAGGCGGCACAATCAGCAGCCCCGACGTCGAGATCAACGGGGTCAAGCAAGGCACCCACAAACACACTACGCCGTCCGGGCTTTCCGACGGCCCGATCAGTGGGTAA